In Corticium candelabrum chromosome 1, ooCorCand1.1, whole genome shotgun sequence, the genomic stretch TTATTGGACTTGCTTGCAAATTGTGGACAATACTAACAATTGCTTCAAGCTATATGATATTGATCTGTATTTCGTTTCCACAAGCAACTTTGTCTGCTTTCTTGCACAGCAAGTTTAATTTTTTGCCCGGAAAAGTGGGACTTGTTTTCCTGGCGAGTGGAATTGCTAATACTTTAGTAGCACCTGTGGTAGGCAAACTGTGTGATATGATGCATCCTAGATGGTTTGTACCGAGTGGAATTATAACTGCTGGTGCTGGTGGATTCTTTCTCATGTCGTTTGGACACTCCATTGCCTTACAAGTTCTTGCACAAGTGTTCATAGGAATTGGGAGTGCATTGACACTTGGTTCTTGCTACACAGATCTGTTGAAGGAGTTCTGTAGAAAGTTACAAGTAGACGAACTGGATGAAACTACAATTGGAAAAGCATACTCTGCTCTCAGGATTTTTTCCATTCTCGGTGAAATTACTGGTTCAGCTTTAGGTGGAGTGTCCGTAGATTCTCTAGGTTTTGGCAAGGCTACCCTAATGTGGGGCAGTATTGAAACATTGTTTGGAGTTGTGTACTTGTTGTTATTTACAATTTCAAGAATACCTCACATTTAATTGTAGATCAGTGTAGCACTCTTGCTACACAGATCTGTGCAAGAAATGAACCGGACACTgacaggctcacgtgagtgtGGGGAGGAGGCTAGGTGTGAGGTACTCTTTCAAACTcttttaattgattaaatgTTACTTCTGTTAGTACTGTACGTATTATCATGCCAAGTTGTATATCTCATGACTTACTATATTACATGTATATTTATGCATATACTTGGAACctcagccgagggtttagctctctagtgcttcttcattacaACTGTAATTGACCGTAATCAACACAAGCAACACGAGCAGAATGCACGCGATTAGACCTCCTGCTCTCTTTTACTTAGTAATCGCTCCAGACTTACCACACATACTTCAGATATCTTGAAAACGCATCATAGTTGGTACACGTAGTTTAGGTACTGTACGAGAGTTAGTCTGAATGTAGATTCCAGGTTCAGGAAGTACGTGTACGCCCTCACCACATCCTGCTGCAGGACACTAGTctttgttagttaattaggaCAGAAATGACATTCGGTACAGTTACACATGGCATCTCTGCTTCAACATCGATTGATTATTCTTCTCTTTGTGATGGTGCTCCGTGTCCTCTGCTTGTCTTCGTATAGTCTTATATCGACATACTATCCGCAGCACATCAAAAATTCGCCTTACAATCAGGAGCGCCCGTCAGAGTTTACAGGATATGTAGTAGCCTCATTCTCGCCGACCTATCTGCTGGGGTCCATTTTTATTGGACACGTCTCATTGAGGTATTACGGCGGTAAATTTTGTCTTGTAACTGGATTGTTTCTAGCCGGAGGAGCGTGGGTGCTGTTTGGAGTATTGCAATATATGACAGAGTGGAGACACTTTTTGGCTTTCTCTGTCGTTCTGAGACTGACCGTTGGTTTTGGAGTAGCTTCAGTAGATGTCTCATCTTTCTCACTCGTGCTATCTTCGTATCCTGACAAAATTGGATTAGTGTCATCACTTATGGAAATGACATGGTCTGTGAGTAATATTCTCGGGCCATTTATGGGAGGCATTCTATATGACTGCATTGAATTTATAGTGCCAGCAAGCTCACTAAGAATTTGTCTTTTGCTGTTTGCGTTTATTGCTGTTTTTGTGCCATCTGGTAATAGCATGAAGCTTTCCTACAAGCCAGGAAAAACTCATATTTCTACGAAACAATTTATTGGACACTTTGGAGTCTATGGACAATGCTCACATTTGTTTCAGGATATATAATAGCGATCTGTCTTTCATTTCCACAAGCAACCTTGTCATCTTTCCTACACAAGAAGTTTCATTTTTCACCCAGACAAGTAGGATTTGTTTTTCTGGCGAGTGGAGTTGCCAATGCTGTTCCGGCACCTGTGGTAGGTAAAATGTGTGATATGATGCATCCTAGATGGTTTGTACCGAGTGGTATTATAATGGCTGGTGCTGGTGGATTCTTTCTCATGTCGTTTGGAAACTCCATTGTCTTGCAAGTTCTTGCACAAGTGTTCATAGGAATCGGGAGTGCACTGACACTTGGTTTTTGCTACACAGATCTGTTGAAGGAGTTCTGTAGAAAGTTACAAGTAGACAAACTTGATGAAACTACAATTGGAAAAGTATACACTGCTTTTAGAATTCTTGCCACTCTTGGTGAAATTACTGGCTCAGGATTGTGTGGAGTGTTTGTAGAGTCTCTAGGTTTTGGCAAGGCTACACTGATGTGGGGTAGTATTGGAACATCATTTGGAGTTGTGTACTTGTTGTTATTTGCAATTTCAAGAATATGTGGCAATGAAAATATGGTGGCAGGAGTTTATGTAGCGTTGCATAGTCTAGGTTAGCGAACTTGATGCAAGCATATGTATATAGATAGATTGGAAATACTATATATAGTATTACCGCACATGTTCAAGGTTTAGCTACCGCATCAGTGTACATCTCAACGATCGTTTGGCCCAGCATAGCGTATAGTACGTGCATATAGTACATACACAAGTGGGATGGATGCGAGATTTCCACCTTTTCCCCCTCACCTCTTTTCGTGTTAGTTTGTTGAGTGAACTAGTAACATGAGCGAAATTGTCGATAAAACGTCGGTAATAACTGGCAATGCCGAGTGACGCCTTGACCTCTTTAACGGTCTTGGGTGTTGACCAGTTGAGAACTTTTTCCCACTTTGACGGATCAGTCGAAATACCACGCTTTGAAACCTGATGTCCAAGATGATTAACTTGCGTTTCGCAGAAATGGCATTTAATGGGAGAGAGCTTCAAGCCAGCTTGTCTGAGACAGTCTAGAACCAGTTGGAGTCGAACAAGATGCTGCCTAAATGTGCTAGAGAATATGATACTATCATCTAAGTAAATCAAACACGCGTCCCAGGTTAGTCATCGCAGCACAAGTTCCACGAGGAGTTGGAATGTAGGTGGCGCATTACATAGACCAAAAGGCATAACTTGAAACTTGTAGTGACCGGAATGTGTAGTGAACGCACTTTTAGGCTGAGACTCGGCGTCTAATTCGACTTGTCAATAAGTACTGGAGAGATCTAACGTTGAGAAAAACTGCTCACCGCCGAGAGCTGCCAGTGTATCATCTACTCGTGGTATAGGGTACGCGTCTTTTACGACGACATCGTTTATTTGGCGAAAGTCAATGCAAAACCGAAAACTTTCATCCTTTTTGGGTACCAAAAGGACCGGTGATGACCATGGGCTAGAACATGGTTTGATGATATCGTTTTCTAGCATGCTCTGCACTTGGGGTCCAACTTACTGACGAAGACTAAACGGTTGTCGATACGGTCGTTGTCGCAGGGGATGATGGTCGCCTGTGGCAATAGATGGCAGGTTACGTTGGTACGTCCAATGTCGGATAGTCCTGTAGAGAATAGGTCGGAATATCGTTCCAACAAATTTTGAAGGGCTGCCTGTTGGGGTAACGTCAGCTCACTTTGTGACCAGTCGAACTGACTCCAGTCGATAACCTTGCGTGTAgaacaaaatgctgtcgtaTTCAATCCTGAGCAGTCCGTGGTTTGTGAAGGGTGTAGAGTTGTAACGCCACGGAGATCAGTGTCGACGCAAACGCGGCCTAACGTCTTCCCACGATACAGCTGGACGGTGCCGGCCACGTTCAAAATGCGGACAGGTGTTTTGCCCAAACGACCATTAACTACGGCCGGAGCTGCAAGTAACTCTAACGTTTCTCCAAGTTTGTGGTCAGGCTCGAACAAGCAGTCGTTACTGTCGCATATTATCTCTCCGTGTTCCCCAATCAAGGCTCCTAGTGCAATCACTTCTCGCTGGTCCAGCGTAAGGGTAATATCGTCTAGCAAGGCGACGCGGCAACCCTGTGTTGGAGATGTACTTCTAGTCTGTCCTTGAATCGATATCAAACGGTCTTGCCGATGTAAACAGTGCTCACTAAACAGTACATCAATTGTATTCTGTTTCAAGAAGTCAACTCCTAGTATCACACATAATACAGACACGTTAGCAACAAAAAACCCCGGCGTTCTGTTTCTAAGCATCCAAGCTTCACGAGTAAACGAACCTCTCCCGCTACAGGCAAATGCTCACCATTAGCCATTTCCAGAgttaaagacgacgaagtcaacGACAGGGTGGTGGCGAAGGACTCGGGTAGAATAGAAAAACCTGCTCCCTGTATCCACTAGGCAGCGTACTTGATGTCCGGAAATTTTAGCATCTACATACACCGAGTGACTATCAGTTGACGTGTTTGTTCTTACTACTGCACTCGGCGGTTGTCTATCACAATCAACATGAACACCTGAATACCGTGGTCGTGGTGTATTCCATTTGCTACGTTTACTATCTGCTACAGCCTCAAAAGAAGGGCACTGCGATTGGTAGTGACCAATCCCCCACATCTCCAGCACTCTACAGTCCTACGAAGTCCACTGGCTAGTTAAAACCACAAAACTTGAAACTCCAAACTCCAAACCATCTCGAACCACGCTTTCTGGTGACCCAATTCATCATGACCCAATTGTAACGTGGTGCAATCAATTTGTAAGTAACCATGCAGATGAAATGATACCAAGTGCTGGCAGTGCTTCTGCAAGTAAAAGCAGACAGCAGAAGACATGGTTCGAGGTGGTTAATTTGGAATTCAAGCTTTGTGTTTTATGACACGCCCTAAGAACCCAAACAAAGCGCCCATTGTCAAGATGACTAGAATCGTACCCAGttctcctcctcgcgcgcgctccacgtggtCCTGGCAAGTGGAAcgaaaagcacgtgccaaaacacgtgaaGCGAGCGCGAGGAGAAGGACTGAGTACGAATCTACGAGATGACAAGGTTTGTCggatagtctcgcgtagccagaccatctccgcctacatccttccggcggATTGCCTGACTTCCGTTGGCTGCGCGAGAGACTAAAAAATTAGATGCACTGGgacgtgtactgtaccatgtGCTATCCGGATCGAGCGGGCAAAGGAAATTGACGCATCCCTGATGTAAAGTCTTGTAGACCTTTCTTTCATACAGTCCCGCTCTCTCACTAACTAGTGCGCTACCCACTACCCCGTATGtctattgtttactatttgctACATCTTCCTTTCCCCAACACAAGTCGTACGGAGCGTAGTCCGCAAACACAACTCGCAAACACAAGTCCTAAGTAACGTGGTCCTTTCGCCAAACTGGTAGTTTGACCTGTCGACCCGACCGTGTCTTTTTCTCGTGAGAGGATAGTTGTTCCACCCTTAACTCTCCTAATGGTTTGTCTCCACTTGCAATACCGCTACTATTTGCCTCTTCGGTCTCGTTCTCCCTTTCCAATGCTATCTCATCTGTGCGGGATAAATCTGGTCGTCACTGCAACTGATGACGGTTTCGTCGCAGCACAGTGCAACTGGCTAACCGCACACGAAAAGAACGTCCATGAAATTGCTGAATCACTGTAGCTGGAATCCTCCATGTTTGCATATTGTGTCCCAGACTAACATCCTATCATGAATGTCCAGCTGGGGAAGTGGTTGAGCTCCAGTTCGTTGGTCATAGTATTTCCTCTGCTGCTGTTTACTGCGTTCATCTGTTTCTTGCATTGTATCTCGTCTGGCCACTTCCGGTGCAAGCACTCCTGGAAGAGAAGGCAATGTGGTATGCAAGCGGCGACCCATTAGCAGATGGGTTGGAGAGACACCGGTTGCTTCGTGTGGAGCCGTCCGATATGCCAACAGAGCAAGATAGAAGTCTCCTCCCGAAGACTTGGCCTTTGTCATCAAACTCTTGATTGTTTGAACACTACACTCAACTAATCCATTACCTTGGGAGTGTAAACGCGATGACGTTCTGTGATGAAATCCGTACGCCGTAGCTAATTTCTGAAACTCCGCACTGGCGAACTAGGGGTCATTATCGTTGAAAAATTTCACCGGAATTCCATGACAAGAGAAAATTCTTTTAAAGTGCTGGATGACATTTACGGTCCGCATACTTGACAGTTTTCTGACTTCCGGAAAACGTGAATAGTAGTCAAGTACTAACAAATTATGGTCGCCCTGCAGTTCAAAGAGATCCGCCGCCACCCGTTCCCACGGCAGCTGTGGTAAAGATGTAGAAGTCAGAGGTTCCTTTCGCTGCTGGTGACGGTAACAACCACAGACGTCACAGTCTGTCATCATTTGCCTTACCTCATTGGACATGTCTGGCCACCACATTGTCTCACGCAAACAAGCTTTGGTTTTAGCAATATCCTGATGACCCTTGTGAGCGCTGGCCGACATCTCTTTGCGAAGACTCCGAGAAATGACAATCTGAGTCCCTCACATAATCAATCCCTGCACCCGTGTCAGCAGATGCTGGTAAGGCCAAAACCGTTGAAATTCTTTTTGCAAATTGTGACGAGTAGGCCAACTTGTTTGGAGGACACGATGAAGTATAGTCAGTTGAGGATCCCTCAGAGTTGCTTCTCTAATTTTCTACAACCGAAGACCTGACTCTGGCAAGCATTCGGTAACTACATCGACGTGATCCTGGACCACTTTCTCAATTCTTGGATCCTCGTCATCCACTGGTGCTCTTGCTAAAGCATCTGCTGACACCAGACATTTTCCCGAAACGTATTGCACCTCAACGCTGTAGCGCATCAATCGAAGCTTCATTCTCATCAATCTAGGTGGCATTCATCCAAGCTTTGAACATCCATTATTGATACTGGCGGTTTATGATCTGTTTCAATGACAAACCGCTCTTCGCTGCCAAATAAATAACAGTGGGACTTCTCACACGCCCACGTCATGGTTAGGCGTTCCCTTTCACTCTGAGAGTAGCGTTGTTCTGTGGACGTTAAAGCTCGAGAGATGTACGTAAGGGGTGCGCGCCGTCCATCACTTTGAAGTTGCAGGAGGACTGCGCCTA encodes the following:
- the LOC134197527 gene encoding uncharacterized protein LOC134197527, which translates into the protein MMHPRWFVPSGIITAGAGGFFLMSFGHSIALQVLAQVFIGIGSALTLGSCYTDLLKEFCRKLQVDELDETTIGKAYSALRIFSILGEITGSALGGVSVDSLGFGKATLMWGSIETLFGVVYLLLFTISRIPHI
- the LOC134196153 gene encoding MFS-type transporter SLC18B1-like; translation: MASLLQHRLIILLFVMVLRVLCLSSYSLISTYYPQHIKNSPYNQERPSEFTGYVVASFSPTYLLGSIFIGHVSLRYYGGKFCLVTGLFLAGGAWVLFGVLQYMTEWRHFLAFSVVLRLTVGFGVASVDVSSFSLVLSSYPDKIGLVSSLMEMTWSVSNILGPFMGGILYDCIEFIVPASSLRICLLLFAFIAVFVPSGYIIAICLSFPQATLSSFLHKKFHFSPRQVGFVFLASGVANAVPAPVVGKMCDMMHPRWFVPSGIIMAGAGGFFLMSFGNSIVLQVLAQVFIGIGSALTLGFCYTDLLKEFCRKLQVDKLDETTIGKVYTAFRILATLGEITGSGLCGVFVESLGFGKATLMWGSIGTSFGVVYLLLFAISRICGNENMVAGVYVALHSLG